From a single Vibrio toranzoniae genomic region:
- the queE gene encoding 7-carboxy-7-deazaguanine synthase QueE has translation MYKINEMFETIQGEGMFTGVPAVFVRLQVCPVGCSWCDTKQTWDALPKDETSLGNIMVKTEDSPTWSSIDAQGIVNEYIKQGYTAKHIVITGGEPCIYDLVPLTEAFEQHGCRCQIETSGTSEVKATSDTWVTVSPKVAMKAKLDILDSTLQRANEIKHPVGTSKDIEQLDALLERVDVSSDTIIALQPISQKDRATQLCIDTCIERNWRLSIQTHKYLSIA, from the coding sequence TTGTACAAGATTAATGAAATGTTTGAAACCATCCAGGGTGAGGGCATGTTTACTGGCGTTCCCGCTGTTTTTGTTCGTCTGCAAGTTTGTCCTGTAGGCTGTTCTTGGTGCGATACCAAACAGACTTGGGACGCATTACCTAAAGATGAAACTAGTCTTGGTAACATCATGGTTAAAACAGAGGATTCACCAACTTGGTCATCAATTGATGCTCAAGGAATCGTGAATGAATATATCAAGCAAGGTTACACTGCTAAGCACATTGTGATTACTGGTGGTGAGCCATGCATTTATGATCTTGTTCCTCTTACTGAAGCATTTGAGCAGCACGGTTGTCGCTGTCAGATTGAGACTAGCGGAACATCAGAAGTTAAAGCCACATCGGATACTTGGGTTACGGTGTCACCAAAAGTGGCGATGAAAGCGAAACTGGACATCCTAGATAGTACCTTACAACGCGCTAATGAGATTAAACACCCAGTCGGTACAAGCAAAGATATCGAACAGCTTGATGCTTTATTGGAGCGAGTGGATGTTTCGAGCGATACCATTATCGCATTGCAACCAATCAGTCAAAAAGATCGCGCGACGCAACTCTGTATTGATACCTGCATTGAGCGTAATTGGCGCTTATCAATACAAACTCACAAATATTTGAGCATCGCGTAG
- the queC gene encoding 7-cyano-7-deazaguanine synthase QueC → MKKAVVVFSGGQDSTTCLVQALKEYDEVHAITFDYGQRHRLEIEVAESLSKELGVKAHKVMDVTLLNELAISSLTRDDIPVSHELQENGLPNSFVPGRNILFLTLAGIYAYQIDAETVITGVCETDFSGYPDCRNDFVKAMNSALVQGMDKQLDIKTPLMWLNKAETWAMADQYSALDLVRNKTLTCYNGIIGDGCGDCPACELRKVGLNDYLGDRESIMAELVRKQTEYK, encoded by the coding sequence ATGAAAAAAGCAGTGGTAGTATTCAGTGGCGGTCAAGACTCAACAACGTGTCTTGTTCAAGCATTAAAAGAATATGATGAAGTTCATGCGATCACGTTTGATTATGGTCAGCGCCATAGACTCGAGATTGAAGTGGCTGAGTCATTGTCGAAAGAACTTGGTGTTAAAGCGCACAAAGTGATGGATGTGACTTTGCTAAATGAGTTGGCGATCAGCTCTTTAACCCGTGATGACATCCCAGTGTCACATGAGCTACAAGAGAATGGGTTGCCAAACTCGTTCGTTCCTGGTCGTAATATTCTTTTCTTAACGCTGGCTGGTATTTACGCATACCAAATCGATGCTGAAACGGTGATTACTGGTGTATGTGAAACAGATTTCTCTGGTTATCCTGATTGCCGCAATGATTTTGTAAAAGCGATGAATTCTGCACTTGTACAAGGCATGGACAAGCAGCTTGATATCAAAACTCCATTAATGTGGCTGAACAAAGCTGAAACATGGGCGATGGCCGACCAGTATTCAGCACTTGATCTTGTTCGTAACAAAACCCTGACTTGCTACAATGGTATTATCGGTGATGGCTGTGGCGATTGTCCTGCGTGTGAATTACGTAAAGTAGGTCTTAATGATTACCTAGGTGACCGTGAAAGCATTATGGCTGAGTTAGTTCGTAAACAGACGGAGTATAAATAG